A DNA window from Shewanella baltica contains the following coding sequences:
- a CDS encoding chemotaxis protein CheV, with the protein MANVLATVDQRTKLVGENRLELLLFSINSTQLFAINVFKVKEVVKLPPLNAMPGSHPHIYGVANIRGISIPVIDLRSAIGFKPVPPDDDANMIITEYNRSVQGFLVGKVEHIINMTWSDIMPPPKTAGRNNYLTAITRIEHQGKSQLVSIIDVEKVLAEIIHYDISLSEGVLDETLVHEMPGRKILIVDDSSTARRQVRETLSQLGIEIIEASDGLQALTLLQKWRDEGKQVSKELLMMITDAEMPEMDGYKLTSEVRGDKAMSDLYITLNTSLSGSFNHAMVEKVGCDKFISKFQPDLLVEVVQERLRQVINH; encoded by the coding sequence ATGGCAAACGTACTTGCAACCGTAGATCAGCGTACCAAACTCGTGGGTGAGAACCGCCTCGAGTTGTTGCTCTTTAGCATTAATTCCACGCAGTTATTTGCCATCAACGTCTTTAAAGTCAAAGAAGTGGTTAAGCTTCCTCCCCTTAATGCCATGCCTGGGAGTCATCCTCATATTTATGGTGTTGCTAATATTCGCGGCATTTCTATCCCTGTGATCGATTTACGTTCGGCTATTGGGTTTAAACCTGTGCCGCCAGATGATGATGCTAATATGATCATCACAGAATATAACCGCAGCGTGCAGGGCTTCTTAGTCGGCAAGGTTGAGCACATTATCAACATGACATGGAGCGATATCATGCCGCCGCCGAAAACGGCGGGGCGCAATAATTATCTGACGGCAATTACCCGCATCGAACATCAAGGCAAATCGCAATTAGTGTCGATTATCGACGTAGAGAAAGTACTGGCGGAGATCATTCACTACGATATTAGTTTATCTGAAGGTGTGCTCGATGAAACCTTAGTCCATGAAATGCCAGGCAGAAAAATCTTGATTGTGGACGATTCATCGACCGCAAGGCGTCAGGTGCGTGAGACTTTAAGCCAACTAGGCATAGAAATCATTGAGGCTTCTGATGGCTTGCAGGCGCTAACGTTATTGCAAAAATGGCGTGATGAAGGCAAGCAAGTGTCCAAAGAATTACTGATGATGATTACTGATGCCGAAATGCCCGAGATGGACGGTTACAAGCTGACGTCTGAAGTCCGCGGTGATAAAGCTATGTCAGATCTATATATTACCTTGAATACTTCACTGAGCGGCAGCTTTAACCATGCCATGGTTGAAAAGGTGGGCTGTGATAAGTTTATTTCTAAGTTCCAGCCGGATCTGCTGGTGGAAGTGGTACAAGAAAGATTAAGACAAGTGATTAATCACTAA
- a CDS encoding LON peptidase substrate-binding domain-containing protein: MKLPLFPLPICLLPEGYTQLRVFEPRYKRLVAESLKSGEGFGLCMLEEDGKTIQPIGTLVHIIDFETLPDGLLGISIQGSKRFKVNEISIEDDGLKRGDVSFIDNWPATRIATDERYLSQMLQNILKEYPQHLKHYQAEQFEDIAWVCQRWLEILPVQASEKYNCINTLDHIMTRDLLRAVIK; encoded by the coding sequence ATGAAATTACCTCTTTTTCCACTACCCATTTGTTTATTGCCCGAAGGTTACACACAACTGCGGGTATTTGAACCTAGATATAAGCGTTTAGTCGCCGAATCGTTAAAGTCAGGCGAAGGCTTTGGCTTATGTATGCTCGAAGAGGATGGCAAAACCATTCAGCCCATAGGTACCTTAGTGCATATTATTGATTTTGAAACCCTACCCGATGGACTATTAGGGATCAGCATTCAAGGTTCAAAGCGCTTTAAAGTCAATGAAATCAGTATCGAAGACGATGGATTAAAGCGCGGTGATGTTAGCTTTATCGACAACTGGCCTGCGACACGTATTGCGACCGATGAGCGTTACTTGAGCCAAATGTTACAAAATATCCTCAAGGAATATCCACAACATCTCAAGCACTATCAAGCGGAACAATTTGAAGACATTGCTTGGGTCTGCCAACGCTGGCTAGAAATATTGCCCGTGCAAGCCTCAGAAAAGTACAACTGCATTAATACCTTAGATCATATTATGACCCGAGACCTATTGCGGGCCGTGATAAAATAA
- a CDS encoding alpha/beta hydrolase — protein sequence MSVSLERIVVEPKTPATAVVIWLHGLGDSGAGFAPVVPALGLPADHAIRFIFPHAPEQAVTINGGYVMRAWYDIKSMDLHDRADMQGVLESEKRVAALINEQIAAGIASERIVLAGFSQGGVMSLFSGLRFPEQLAGIMALSCYLPTGDVLPAELSAANRNTPILQQHGLQDDVVPLSAGTLAKEALITGGYNVVWQTYPMPHSVIPAQLKEISKWLLQRFEM from the coding sequence ATGTCAGTTTCTCTCGAGCGTATTGTCGTTGAACCTAAGACACCAGCTACAGCCGTGGTCATTTGGTTACATGGATTAGGGGATTCGGGTGCCGGATTTGCCCCCGTAGTGCCTGCATTAGGTTTGCCTGCCGATCATGCTATCCGGTTTATTTTCCCCCATGCACCGGAGCAAGCCGTGACCATCAATGGCGGCTACGTCATGCGCGCTTGGTACGATATTAAAAGCATGGATTTGCACGACAGAGCTGATATGCAAGGCGTGCTTGAGTCGGAGAAAAGGGTTGCTGCATTAATTAATGAACAAATCGCGGCGGGTATTGCGAGCGAGCGTATCGTATTAGCAGGATTCAGTCAGGGCGGAGTTATGAGTTTATTCTCTGGACTGCGTTTCCCCGAGCAACTTGCAGGGATTATGGCACTGTCTTGCTATTTACCGACGGGCGATGTATTACCCGCTGAATTAAGTGCAGCGAATCGTAATACACCCATATTACAGCAACACGGTCTACAGGATGATGTAGTGCCATTATCCGCTGGAACATTAGCCAAAGAAGCCTTAATTACGGGCGGTTATAATGTTGTGTGGCAGACTTATCCTATGCCGCATTCAGTGATCCCTGCGCAGTTAAAAGAGATTTCTAAGTGGTTATTACAGCGATTTGAAATGTAG
- a CDS encoding DUF3389 family protein: MVLDFSQGKLIVTEFEVQVRLNVASIVLQASAEDIGLRRQPPMLIADGGGVRWSLVLDSNAQLRAIQDVLGMDAE; the protein is encoded by the coding sequence ATGGTGTTAGATTTTTCGCAGGGTAAGTTAATCGTCACTGAGTTCGAAGTGCAAGTGCGGCTCAATGTTGCCAGTATCGTGCTGCAAGCGAGTGCTGAGGATATCGGTTTGAGACGTCAGCCACCTATGTTAATCGCCGATGGTGGCGGTGTGCGTTGGAGCTTAGTGTTGGACTCAAATGCCCAGTTACGTGCGATTCAAGATGTGCTGGGAATGGACGCGGAATAA
- a CDS encoding FKBP-type peptidyl-prolyl cis-trans isomerase, producing the protein MSIKDDMVVQFNYTLRDEKGEVIETNEGRDPIAYLHGHDNMMPGVENAINGKAIGEKFTVTLPAAETYGERVADADAHQRVSVKHLLGATAWKPGMTAVVNTDQGQRQVTIVKVGKFMATVDVNHPLAGRELTFDIEVVGARDASDEEIAHGHAHGAGGHHH; encoded by the coding sequence ATGAGCATTAAAGACGATATGGTTGTGCAGTTTAACTACACACTGCGTGACGAGAAAGGCGAAGTGATTGAGACGAACGAAGGTCGCGATCCGATTGCCTATTTACACGGTCATGACAACATGATGCCAGGTGTAGAAAACGCGATCAATGGTAAAGCCATCGGTGAAAAATTCACTGTGACTTTACCTGCTGCTGAAACATACGGTGAGCGTGTAGCGGATGCGGATGCGCACCAACGTGTGTCGGTTAAGCACTTATTGGGCGCGACTGCGTGGAAACCGGGTATGACTGCTGTGGTCAATACTGACCAAGGTCAACGCCAAGTGACTATCGTTAAAGTGGGTAAGTTTATGGCGACTGTGGATGTAAACCATCCATTAGCGGGCCGCGAACTGACATTTGATATCGAAGTCGTTGGTGCCCGTGACGCGAGTGATGAAGAAATCGCCCACGGCCATGCCCATGGCGCTGGTGGTCATCACCACTAA
- a CDS encoding class I SAM-dependent methyltransferase yields the protein MKLNPFEKKLVQHPIRFWLQNHVEAPLLTSMMPKPMARCERALEIGCGFGNGIQLIREHFGAGHITAVDIDPEMVAAAQSRWQARPQGLKGLSFSVADASCLPFADGEFDMVFDFAVFHHIPDWQAAIKDVARVLKPNGYFVVEDLYRAAICNPLSRRLFEHPQQNRFNHREWLVVLRQAGFEIVCDRNALDLAGMVLAQKVQR from the coding sequence ATGAAATTAAATCCATTTGAGAAAAAGCTCGTTCAGCATCCAATACGTTTTTGGCTACAAAATCATGTCGAAGCGCCTTTGCTTACGTCTATGATGCCTAAACCTATGGCCCGCTGCGAGCGTGCATTAGAAATTGGTTGTGGGTTTGGTAATGGTATTCAGTTGATCCGCGAGCATTTTGGCGCAGGACATATCACGGCCGTGGATATCGACCCTGAAATGGTCGCAGCGGCGCAATCTCGCTGGCAAGCTCGGCCACAAGGTTTGAAAGGGCTGAGTTTCTCGGTTGCCGACGCCTCTTGTCTTCCCTTTGCCGATGGCGAGTTCGATATGGTGTTTGATTTTGCCGTATTCCACCATATTCCAGATTGGCAGGCGGCCATCAAGGACGTTGCACGAGTACTGAAACCAAACGGTTACTTTGTGGTAGAGGATTTATATCGCGCTGCGATTTGTAATCCACTGAGTCGACGCCTATTTGAGCATCCACAGCAAAATCGCTTTAATCACCGCGAGTGGTTAGTTGTGTTGCGTCAAGCTGGGTTTGAGATAGTCTGCGACAGAAATGCCTTGGATCTTGCGGGCATGGTGCTTGCCCAGAAAGTGCAGCGTTAG
- the ushA gene encoding bifunctional UDP-sugar hydrolase/5'-nucleotidase UshA produces MRHMLIKGLVATAVVAALAGCNNSDDDKVPTTCAEAGSACTTFTVLHTNDNHGRFWENSDGEYGMAARKTLIDSIRAEVSKNGGQTLLLSGGDINTGVPESDLQDAIPDFTGMNKIGYDAMAVGNHEFDNPLSVVDMQRRLAEFPMLAANIYHKDADGNLGERYFDAYKVFDINGLKVAVIGLTTEDTAKIGNPEFISGLEFTDPKTEVAKVIKEIKDAKAADIIFATTHMGHYADGHNGSNAPGDVAMARALKEGDLQVVIGGHSQNPVCMEPGTDNKAYADFKPGDECAPDKQNGTWIMQAHEWGKYVGRADFEYFNGELHLASYKLVPVNMRKLDDAGKKTADLAGTKIEPDAELKELLSYYQEKGQAKLDEVIATTDALLDGERANVRNKQTNLGRMLAMAQSDKVKADFGVMNSGGVRASIQPGNITYRDVLTVQPFGNMVTLNEMTGTEVAAYLGAVASLQIGSGGYAQITGVKMTIDCTAKTANISVINGENFSPTGTYKFTVPSFNAAGGDGYPKLESPIQTGFVDADLLYSFLKEKQAIKAADYSPIGDIVYENSNSVEGCQL; encoded by the coding sequence ATGAGACATATGCTTATTAAAGGACTAGTTGCAACTGCTGTTGTCGCTGCGCTTGCGGGTTGTAATAATAGTGATGACGATAAAGTCCCAACAACGTGTGCTGAAGCGGGAAGCGCTTGCACAACATTTACCGTTTTACACACCAATGACAACCATGGCCGTTTCTGGGAAAACAGTGACGGCGAATATGGTATGGCTGCGCGTAAAACCTTAATTGACAGCATTCGTGCAGAAGTCAGTAAGAATGGTGGTCAAACATTATTGCTGTCTGGTGGCGACATTAATACTGGCGTGCCAGAATCGGATCTACAAGATGCGATCCCAGATTTCACGGGTATGAATAAAATTGGTTACGACGCTATGGCTGTTGGTAACCATGAGTTTGATAATCCATTATCCGTTGTTGATATGCAGCGCCGCCTTGCGGAATTCCCTATGTTAGCGGCGAATATTTACCATAAAGATGCAGATGGCAATCTAGGGGAACGTTACTTTGATGCCTATAAGGTATTCGACATAAACGGTCTGAAAGTGGCTGTAATAGGTTTAACGACCGAAGATACGGCTAAGATTGGTAATCCAGAATTCATCAGTGGCCTGGAGTTCACCGATCCAAAGACTGAAGTCGCTAAAGTGATTAAAGAAATTAAAGACGCCAAAGCGGCCGATATTATTTTCGCTACCACGCACATGGGTCACTATGCTGACGGCCATAACGGTAGTAACGCCCCTGGTGACGTGGCTATGGCTCGCGCACTGAAAGAAGGCGATCTGCAAGTGGTTATTGGTGGTCATTCACAAAACCCAGTGTGTATGGAACCGGGTACTGACAACAAAGCCTACGCTGACTTCAAACCAGGCGATGAATGTGCTCCAGATAAACAAAATGGTACTTGGATCATGCAAGCCCATGAATGGGGTAAATATGTTGGCCGTGCAGATTTTGAATACTTTAACGGTGAACTTCATTTAGCAAGCTACAAGCTTGTGCCTGTGAATATGCGTAAATTGGATGACGCAGGCAAGAAGACAGCTGATTTAGCTGGTACTAAGATTGAACCTGATGCTGAGTTAAAAGAGCTGCTGTCTTACTACCAAGAGAAAGGTCAAGCTAAGTTAGACGAAGTCATAGCAACAACGGATGCCCTGTTAGATGGCGAGCGTGCAAACGTGCGTAACAAGCAAACTAACTTAGGCCGTATGTTAGCGATGGCACAAAGTGATAAAGTCAAAGCCGATTTTGGCGTGATGAACTCGGGCGGTGTACGTGCCTCTATTCAGCCTGGTAATATCACTTACCGTGACGTGCTGACTGTTCAGCCATTCGGTAACATGGTGACTCTGAACGAAATGACAGGCACTGAAGTTGCGGCTTATTTAGGCGCAGTAGCTAGTCTTCAAATTGGTTCAGGTGGTTATGCACAAATCACGGGCGTGAAAATGACCATTGACTGTACGGCTAAGACTGCCAATATCAGTGTGATTAATGGTGAGAACTTCAGCCCAACAGGAACTTATAAGTTCACTGTACCTAGCTTTAACGCTGCAGGTGGTGACGGTTATCCTAAGCTAGAAAGCCCAATTCAAACGGGTTTTGTTGATGCTGATTTACTCTATTCTTTCTTGAAAGAGAAACAAGCGATTAAAGCTGCTGACTACAGTCCGATAGGCGATATCGTTTATGAAAACTCAAACAGTGTTGAAGGTTGTCAACTTTAA
- a CDS encoding M1 family metallopeptidase: protein MLSLRRNVLSSALLFALQLLPSTDANSAPNTLAAEPTATVVQAQTQQNQDALTYANYTEVSVSHVELALAVDFKQNRLSGDATLDLAWHKPRKQLILDTRELTINSVSALNRNGKWQSVPFTLAKADAVKGAALTIKLADEDTQKVKINYHTSNNPSGIQWLTPEQTQGKQLPFMFSQSQAIHARSWIPLQDTPAVRQTYSATITADKAITVVMSADRKTLSSTQTQFTMPQAIPAYLIAIAAGHLKFAPLDNISGIWAEPEILDKASKEFADTPEMIKIAAKRYGDYRWGRYDLLILPPSFPFGGMENPRLSFITPTVIAGDKSLVSLIAHELAHSWSGNLVTNATWRDLWLNEGFTTYVENRIMEDLYGRDRALMEQTIGYSELLAELAELTPGDSVLHVDLGKRSPDEAFSGVPYVKGQLFLIFLEQKFGRERFDAFVKSYFNHFAFQSITTAQFREYLSLNLLNKYPNVVSEAEVDTWIEGQGLPSFLVQPNSHAFDDIDAQRQTWLDGKLSASELKTSTWTVHQWLRFINEMPRVNLDQAKLAELDKAFHFTGTGNSEIAFAWYSLALDNGYYTVLPALKQHLTHIGRMRLIVPLYQKLASTDQYDWAKSVYLRARSGYHPQTQASLDMMFADKPLEHEHSH, encoded by the coding sequence ATGCTTTCACTTCGCCGTAACGTCCTGAGCAGTGCCCTACTTTTTGCGCTGCAACTCCTTCCTAGCACTGATGCCAATAGCGCTCCAAATACGTTAGCCGCTGAGCCGACTGCCACTGTTGTACAAGCACAGACGCAGCAGAACCAAGATGCACTGACCTACGCCAATTACACTGAGGTCAGCGTGAGTCATGTTGAACTAGCCCTTGCCGTCGATTTTAAGCAAAACCGCTTATCCGGTGACGCCACCCTCGATTTGGCTTGGCATAAACCGAGGAAACAACTCATCTTAGATACTCGAGAACTGACGATTAACAGTGTGAGTGCTTTGAATAGAAATGGGAAATGGCAAAGCGTGCCCTTTACCTTAGCCAAAGCGGACGCTGTAAAAGGCGCGGCGCTGACCATCAAACTGGCCGATGAAGATACCCAAAAAGTTAAAATCAATTACCACACGTCGAATAATCCATCCGGTATTCAATGGTTAACTCCAGAGCAAACCCAAGGTAAACAGTTACCTTTTATGTTCAGTCAGAGTCAGGCGATTCATGCTCGCAGCTGGATCCCACTACAAGATACCCCAGCCGTGCGCCAAACCTATAGCGCAACGATTACTGCCGATAAAGCCATTACTGTTGTCATGAGTGCCGATCGTAAAACCCTGTCGAGCACGCAGACCCAATTCACTATGCCGCAGGCGATCCCAGCTTATTTAATCGCCATTGCAGCCGGGCATTTAAAGTTCGCCCCTTTAGATAACATCTCGGGCATTTGGGCTGAGCCAGAAATCCTCGACAAAGCCAGCAAGGAATTTGCCGACACGCCGGAGATGATCAAAATCGCCGCTAAACGTTACGGCGATTACCGTTGGGGACGTTATGACTTGCTTATTTTGCCGCCAAGCTTCCCCTTCGGCGGGATGGAAAATCCTCGACTTTCGTTTATTACGCCAACGGTGATCGCGGGTGACAAAAGTTTAGTGAGTCTGATTGCCCACGAACTTGCTCACTCGTGGTCGGGTAACTTGGTGACCAACGCCACTTGGCGCGATCTCTGGCTTAATGAAGGTTTTACGACCTATGTTGAGAACCGCATCATGGAAGATCTCTACGGCCGCGACCGAGCTCTGATGGAGCAAACCATCGGCTATTCAGAGCTGCTTGCCGAGCTTGCAGAACTCACGCCTGGCGATTCAGTGTTGCATGTGGATCTTGGAAAGCGCTCACCCGACGAAGCCTTTAGCGGTGTCCCTTATGTTAAAGGCCAGTTGTTTTTAATCTTTTTAGAGCAGAAATTTGGCCGCGAGCGCTTCGATGCTTTTGTGAAAAGCTACTTCAATCATTTTGCATTTCAAAGCATTACCACGGCGCAGTTCCGTGAGTATTTATCTTTGAATCTATTAAACAAATATCCCAATGTTGTCAGTGAGGCCGAAGTGGATACTTGGATTGAAGGTCAAGGTTTGCCGTCATTTTTAGTGCAGCCCAATTCCCACGCCTTCGATGATATCGATGCCCAAAGACAAACTTGGCTCGACGGAAAACTTAGTGCAAGCGAGTTGAAAACCAGCACTTGGACAGTGCACCAGTGGTTAAGGTTTATCAATGAAATGCCAAGAGTCAATCTAGACCAAGCCAAACTTGCCGAGCTGGATAAGGCGTTCCATTTTACGGGCACAGGTAACAGTGAAATCGCTTTTGCATGGTATTCACTCGCCCTAGACAACGGCTATTACACGGTACTACCCGCATTAAAACAGCACTTGACCCATATTGGTCGCATGCGCTTAATCGTGCCGTTATATCAAAAGCTTGCAAGCACAGATCAGTACGACTGGGCCAAGAGTGTCTATCTTAGGGCTCGCAGCGGCTACCATCCACAAACCCAAGCAAGTCTAGATATGATGTTTGCCGACAAACCACTCGAGCATGAACACAGCCATTAG
- a CDS encoding lytic murein transglycosylase: MIKIKGLTYLFASIAACVSLSACSSVPAASASTKASTNASSSNASGIVAEANPMPDISASVQANAEAFPSCVTGLQARARTEGLSEATINSTIANLKFVPRVIELDQQQPEFSQTFDNYFSKRATEWRVNEGRRLLKKHSVLLNQLAKEYGVPPQYILSFWGLETNYGSYKGKMPVLNSLATLACEPRRSNYFTIELMQALKLKEKYQFDDDTMVGSWAGAMGHTQFMPSAYAKYAVDGDGDGKADLWNSTTDALTSAANFLQHLGWQRNERWGREVLLPKDFSYSHLGAKQPLALSEWAALNVTQANGQPLPAVDIQAALYLPSGHIGPAFLGYENFNVIMRWNRSEYYAITVGHLADCINGGLPLTVSPPEQPRLSREQVKQLQAKLNEAGFDVGKPDGVLGRNSVAGLQAFQRSKQMIADGFPSPEVFSALGLSL; this comes from the coding sequence TTGATTAAAATTAAAGGGTTAACTTATCTGTTTGCGAGTATTGCCGCCTGTGTCAGTCTGAGTGCCTGTTCTAGCGTGCCAGCGGCGAGTGCCAGTACTAAGGCAAGCACTAACGCGAGCAGTAGCAACGCAAGTGGCATAGTCGCTGAAGCCAACCCAATGCCCGATATCAGTGCTAGCGTACAAGCGAATGCCGAGGCATTTCCAAGTTGTGTGACTGGGCTACAAGCGCGGGCGCGCACCGAAGGGCTGTCAGAGGCGACGATTAACTCGACCATTGCAAATTTGAAATTTGTGCCTCGGGTGATTGAGCTCGATCAGCAACAACCTGAATTCAGCCAGACCTTCGATAATTATTTCAGTAAGCGCGCCACTGAATGGCGCGTCAACGAAGGCCGTCGCTTACTGAAAAAACACAGCGTTTTACTCAATCAACTAGCCAAAGAATATGGCGTGCCGCCGCAATATATCTTGTCTTTTTGGGGGCTTGAAACGAACTACGGTTCCTATAAAGGCAAGATGCCAGTATTAAATTCGCTCGCGACTTTGGCCTGTGAACCACGCCGTAGCAATTATTTCACCATAGAACTGATGCAAGCCTTAAAGCTGAAAGAAAAGTATCAGTTCGATGATGACACTATGGTGGGATCATGGGCTGGCGCCATGGGACACACGCAATTTATGCCGTCGGCCTATGCCAAATATGCCGTCGACGGTGACGGCGATGGTAAAGCCGATTTATGGAATAGCACCACTGACGCGCTGACTTCCGCCGCGAACTTTTTACAGCACTTAGGCTGGCAGCGAAATGAACGCTGGGGCCGTGAAGTCTTATTGCCAAAGGATTTTAGTTACAGCCATTTAGGTGCAAAGCAGCCCTTGGCCTTATCGGAATGGGCTGCGCTCAATGTCACGCAAGCGAATGGTCAACCTTTGCCCGCCGTGGATATTCAAGCCGCGTTGTATTTGCCTTCAGGCCATATAGGGCCTGCCTTTTTAGGCTATGAGAACTTCAATGTGATCATGCGTTGGAATCGCTCCGAGTATTATGCCATCACAGTGGGGCATCTAGCCGATTGCATTAATGGGGGGTTACCTTTGACAGTGAGCCCGCCAGAACAGCCACGCTTAAGTCGCGAGCAAGTTAAGCAACTGCAAGCAAAACTGAATGAGGCCGGATTTGATGTTGGCAAGCCAGATGGTGTGTTGGGGCGTAACTCTGTGGCAGGGCTGCAAGCCTTTCAACGGAGCAAACAGATGATTGCCGATGGCTTCCCAAGCCCAGAGGTGTTTAGCGCTTTAGGGTTATCACTGTAG
- a CDS encoding DUF2750 domain-containing protein, which produces MTEINAALAGFIKNVKQHQTLWGLMDETGEGWVVCDSSEFEDTDVMPLWSNEATAKSHCSDEWHDYQPVAISLEEFLEYWVSDLNDDGVLIGVDWQTDEDCLELDPIVLAKDLVDVEEV; this is translated from the coding sequence ATGACTGAAATCAATGCGGCTTTGGCTGGCTTTATCAAAAATGTAAAACAACATCAGACGCTTTGGGGTCTAATGGATGAAACTGGCGAAGGCTGGGTCGTTTGTGACTCTTCAGAATTTGAAGACACAGATGTGATGCCATTGTGGTCAAATGAAGCCACTGCAAAATCCCATTGCAGCGACGAATGGCACGACTACCAACCGGTTGCTATTTCATTAGAAGAATTTCTGGAATATTGGGTGTCTGATCTCAACGACGATGGTGTATTGATCGGTGTGGATTGGCAGACTGATGAAGATTGCCTTGAACTTGATCCTATTGTTTTAGCAAAAGATTTGGTTGATGTTGAAGAAGTTTAA